In one Mycobacteriales bacterium genomic region, the following are encoded:
- a CDS encoding EAL domain-containing protein — protein MSTAEHAAFVRLLTRVGCHVYTGEVLADGSYQEIFTGPGIELFLGGLPEGVDLTTAWNDAVHPDDRAAYLAAATTDTDDVISVEYRMVGMDGETRWVQDQMWLRESPPDGRRIIDGVVTDITSRKQAELGLRRLAHSDSLTGLANRLHLANRIDDAVEQLHVGSTDSAGIALLLLDLDGFKAVNDSFGHALGDELLTMVARRLRGSLRPNDVGARLGGDEFAILLEGVDHEQALIAAQRVLSAISTPFVLSRSTVAISASIGLVHATDARDSQDLMRDADVAMYRAKAEGKNRVVSFERSMQDRVMTRLRLETELRRSVDHGDFLLHYQPLIDLDSLTVVGVEALIRWDHPNRGLLAPAEFIDVAEDTGLIVPIGRWVIQQATRDAATWQASSGRPLSIAVNLSPRQLHDPELVQSTAAALEASGVPPETLVIEITENLLLKDTELARSRLAALRQLGVKVAVDDFGTGYSSLAYLDQYPVDILKIDRSFVDPLGGNARSAALVRSIIDMASALEIDAIAEGVEDEVQLEALQSLGCRLAQGFFFARPRPAGDIGGLLDGTGVADELPVQRDGEVTQPAG, from the coding sequence ATGTCGACGGCTGAGCACGCCGCCTTCGTTCGTCTCCTGACCCGGGTCGGCTGCCACGTCTACACCGGCGAGGTGCTCGCCGACGGCAGCTACCAGGAGATCTTCACCGGTCCCGGGATCGAGCTGTTCCTCGGCGGCTTGCCCGAAGGCGTCGACCTGACCACCGCCTGGAACGACGCGGTGCACCCGGACGACCGCGCGGCCTACCTCGCGGCCGCCACGACCGACACCGACGACGTCATCTCGGTCGAGTACCGGATGGTCGGGATGGACGGCGAGACCCGCTGGGTCCAGGACCAGATGTGGCTGCGCGAGTCACCGCCGGACGGCCGGCGCATCATCGACGGCGTTGTCACCGACATCACCAGCCGCAAGCAGGCCGAGCTCGGCCTTCGCCGGCTCGCCCACAGCGACTCGCTGACCGGCCTTGCGAACCGGCTGCACCTCGCCAACCGGATTGACGACGCGGTCGAGCAGCTGCACGTGGGCTCGACCGACTCCGCCGGTATCGCGCTGCTCCTGCTGGACCTCGACGGCTTCAAGGCCGTGAACGACAGCTTCGGTCATGCGCTCGGCGACGAGCTGCTCACGATGGTCGCCCGGCGGCTGCGCGGATCCCTGCGCCCCAATGATGTCGGCGCCCGGCTCGGCGGCGACGAGTTCGCCATCTTGCTGGAGGGCGTGGATCACGAGCAGGCGCTCATCGCCGCGCAGCGGGTACTCTCAGCAATCAGTACGCCGTTCGTGCTGTCCCGGAGCACGGTCGCGATCAGCGCGAGCATCGGGCTGGTCCACGCGACGGACGCCCGCGACAGCCAGGACCTGATGCGGGACGCCGATGTCGCGATGTACCGCGCGAAGGCCGAGGGCAAGAACCGCGTGGTCAGCTTCGAGCGATCGATGCAGGACCGGGTCATGACCCGGCTCCGGCTCGAGACCGAGCTGCGCCGCAGCGTCGACCACGGCGACTTCCTGCTGCACTACCAGCCGCTGATCGATCTCGACTCCTTGACGGTGGTGGGGGTCGAAGCGCTGATCCGCTGGGACCACCCCAACCGCGGGCTGCTGGCTCCGGCCGAGTTCATCGACGTTGCAGAGGACACCGGGCTGATCGTGCCGATCGGGCGCTGGGTGATCCAGCAGGCGACCCGCGACGCCGCGACCTGGCAGGCATCGAGCGGGCGCCCGCTGTCGATCGCGGTGAACCTCTCGCCGCGCCAGCTGCACGATCCCGAGCTGGTGCAGAGCACAGCGGCGGCGCTGGAGGCATCCGGCGTGCCCCCCGAGACCCTGGTGATAGAGATCACCGAGAACCTGCTGCTCAAGGACACCGAGCTCGCGCGATCGCGGCTCGCCGCGTTGCGCCAGCTCGGCGTCAAGGTTGCGGTCGACGACTTCGGCACCGGTTACAGCTCGCTCGCCTACCTCGACCAGTACCCGGTCGACATCCTCAAGATCGATCGCAGCTTCGTGGACCCGCTCGGCGGCAATGCCCGCTCAGCGGCGTTGGTGCGCTCGATCATCGACATGGCGTCGGCGCTCGAGATCGATGCGATCGCCGAAGGGGTCGAGGACGAGGTGCAGCTCGAGGCCCTCCAGTCCCTCGGCTGCCGGCTGGCGCAGGGGTTCTTCTTCGCCCGCCCGCGTCCGGCCGGCGACATCGGCGGTCTGCTCGACGGCACCGGCGTGGCGGACGAGCTCCCGGTGCAACGCGACGGCGAGGTCACGCAACCCGCCGGCTGA
- a CDS encoding PIG-L deacetylase family protein codes for MTEEISFLEAFDESWSSALAIVAHPDDLEYGTAAAVARWTDQGKRVVYCLATSGEAGIDSMPPAQAGPLREEEERAGAALVGVDTVEFLGYPDGVVQYSLELRRDVARAVRRHRPNVVISGNHHESWGPGMLNQADHIAVGRAVIDGVRDAANRWVFTELADEGLEPWHADWLLISGSPDATHGVDVTDHFATGVASLRAHDAYLKGLGGGPMSNPEEFLESFARSTGTRLRCRFAVSFEAIRL; via the coding sequence ATGACCGAAGAGATCAGCTTCCTCGAAGCGTTCGACGAGTCGTGGTCGAGCGCGCTCGCGATCGTCGCGCACCCGGACGACCTCGAGTACGGCACAGCGGCGGCGGTCGCGCGCTGGACCGACCAGGGCAAGCGAGTGGTGTACTGCCTCGCGACGAGCGGCGAGGCCGGCATCGACTCGATGCCGCCCGCGCAAGCCGGACCGCTGCGCGAGGAAGAAGAGCGTGCGGGAGCGGCGCTCGTCGGCGTCGACACGGTCGAGTTCCTGGGTTACCCGGACGGCGTCGTGCAGTACAGCCTCGAGCTGCGGCGAGACGTCGCCCGGGCGGTACGCCGGCACCGCCCCAACGTCGTGATCTCCGGCAACCACCACGAGTCGTGGGGACCGGGCATGTTGAACCAGGCCGACCACATCGCAGTGGGCCGTGCCGTCATCGACGGGGTGCGGGATGCGGCCAACCGCTGGGTCTTCACGGAGCTGGCCGACGAAGGGCTCGAGCCCTGGCATGCCGACTGGCTGCTGATCAGCGGCAGCCCCGATGCCACCCACGGTGTCGACGTCACCGACCACTTCGCGACCGGCGTCGCGTCGCTGCGCGCCCACGACGCCTACCTCAAGGGTCTCGGCGGGGGCCCGATGTCGAACCCCGAGGAGTTCCTCGAGTCCTTCGCCCGGTCGACCGGCACCCGGCTGCGCTGCCGGTTCGCCGTTTCGTTCGAGGCCATCCGGCTCTGA
- a CDS encoding YciI family protein — protein MKQYLMTVHLVDGQPPHDPAATQQVYADVDAFNQRLQDEGRWVFAGGLYPPDVATVVRTAGGEVTTTDGPFAEGKEHVGGFWVITAEDLDTALALATDASRACHGPVEVRPFQDMPEAE, from the coding sequence ATGAAGCAGTACCTGATGACGGTGCACCTGGTCGACGGCCAACCGCCGCACGACCCCGCCGCGACCCAGCAGGTCTACGCGGACGTGGACGCCTTCAACCAGCGGCTGCAGGACGAGGGACGGTGGGTGTTCGCCGGCGGTCTCTACCCGCCGGACGTCGCGACCGTCGTGCGGACCGCCGGCGGCGAGGTCACCACGACCGACGGCCCGTTCGCCGAGGGTAAGGAGCACGTCGGCGGATTCTGGGTGATCACGGCCGAGGATCTCGACACCGCGCTCGCGCTGGCGACCGACGCGAGCCGCGCCTGCCACGGGCCGGTCGAGGTCCGTCCGTTCCAGGACATGCCCGAGGCGGAGTGA
- a CDS encoding RNA polymerase sigma factor — translation MSQGAVGPDQIGTVFRAEYGRCVATLIRFLGDIDLAEEAVQDAFAVALARWPQTGLPPNPGAWITTTARNRAIDHLRREASRGARQEQAVRLHEADQSAREVGPVDDDRLRLIFTCCHPSLAETAQVALTLRLLGGLTTEEIARAYLVPEPTMAQRLVRAKRKIATAGIPYRVPSESELPDRLRSVLAVVYLIFNEGYAASRGPVLTRDDLSAEAIRLGRLLVELMPDEPEALGLLALMLLIAARRPARTDDAGALVRLPDQDRSQWDRELIDEGHVLVRRCLARGRPGPFQIQAAINAVHTDAACAQDTDWAQILALYDQLFLVQPTPVVALNRAVAVGEVSGPAAALAVVDELDLGGYYLFHAIRADVLRRLDRPHEAAAAYRAALELTANPAEQDFLSRQLGDVIG, via the coding sequence GTGAGCCAGGGCGCCGTCGGTCCGGACCAGATCGGGACCGTTTTCCGGGCGGAGTACGGGCGCTGCGTCGCCACCCTGATCCGCTTCCTCGGCGACATCGATCTCGCCGAGGAAGCGGTCCAGGACGCATTCGCCGTCGCGCTCGCCCGCTGGCCGCAGACCGGCTTGCCCCCGAACCCCGGTGCCTGGATCACGACGACCGCCCGCAACCGGGCGATCGACCACCTGCGCCGCGAGGCCTCGCGCGGCGCCCGGCAGGAGCAGGCGGTCCGGCTGCACGAGGCGGACCAGAGCGCGAGGGAGGTGGGACCGGTGGACGACGACCGGCTCCGGCTGATCTTCACCTGCTGCCACCCCTCGCTTGCCGAGACCGCGCAGGTCGCGCTCACGCTCAGGTTGCTCGGCGGGCTCACGACCGAGGAGATCGCGCGCGCCTACCTGGTGCCGGAGCCGACGATGGCCCAGCGGCTGGTCCGGGCGAAACGCAAGATCGCGACCGCGGGCATCCCGTACCGCGTGCCGAGCGAGTCGGAGCTACCGGACCGGCTGCGGTCCGTGCTGGCCGTCGTCTACCTGATCTTCAACGAGGGGTACGCCGCCAGCCGCGGGCCGGTGCTCACTCGCGACGACCTGAGCGCGGAGGCGATCCGGCTCGGCCGGCTGCTGGTCGAGCTGATGCCGGACGAGCCGGAAGCCCTGGGCTTGCTCGCGCTGATGCTGCTCATCGCGGCGCGGCGCCCTGCACGCACCGACGACGCGGGTGCCCTGGTCCGGCTGCCGGACCAGGACCGATCGCAGTGGGATCGCGAGCTGATCGACGAAGGGCACGTGCTCGTCCGCCGGTGTCTCGCCCGGGGGCGGCCCGGACCGTTCCAGATTCAGGCGGCGATCAACGCGGTGCACACCGACGCGGCATGCGCGCAAGACACGGACTGGGCCCAGATCCTGGCGCTGTACGACCAGCTGTTCCTGGTCCAGCCGACTCCTGTCGTCGCGCTCAATCGCGCGGTCGCGGTGGGCGAGGTGAGCGGGCCGGCGGCTGCGTTGGCTGTCGTGGACGAGCTCGACCTCGGTGGCTACTACCTCTTTCACGCGATCCGGGCCGACGTGCTGCGCCGGCTCGATCGGCCGCATGAGGCGGCCGCAGCGTACCGAGCGGCGCTCGAGCTCACCGCGAACCCCGCTGAGCAGGACTTTCTCAGCCGGCAGTTGGGGGATGTCATCGGCTGA